One window of the Piliocolobus tephrosceles isolate RC106 chromosome 17, ASM277652v3, whole genome shotgun sequence genome contains the following:
- the NIP7 gene encoding 60S ribosome subunit biogenesis protein NIP7 homolog, with the protein MRPLTEEETRVMFEKIAKYIGENLQLLVDRPDGTYCFRLHNDRVYYVSEKIMKLAANISGDKLVSLGTCFGKFTKTHKFRLHVTALDYLAPYAKYKVWIKPGAEQSFLYGNHVLKSGLGRITENTSQYQGVVVYSMADIPLGFGVAAKSTQDCRKVDPMAIVVFHQADVGEYVRHEETLT; encoded by the exons ATGCGGCCTTTGACTGAAGAAGAGACCCGTGTCATGTTTGAGAAGATCGCGAAATA TATCGGGGAGAATCTTCAGCTGCTGGTGGACCGGCCCGATGGCACCTACTGTTTCCGTCTGCACAACGACCGGGTGTACTATGTGAG TGAGAAGATTATGAAGCTGGCCGCTAATATCTCCGGGGACAAGCTGGTGTCGCTGGGGACCTGCTTTGGAAAATTCACTAAAACCCACAAGTTTCGGTTGCACGTCACAGCCCTCGATTACCTTGCACCTTATGCCAAG TATAAAGTATGGATAAAGCCTGGTGCAGAGCAGTCGTTTCTGTATGGGAACCATGTGTTGAAATCTGGTCTGGGTCGAATCACTGAAAATACTTCTCAGTaccagggcgtggtggtgtactCCATGGCAGACATCCCTTTG GGTTTTGGGGTGGCAGCAAAATCTACACAAGACTGCAGAAAAGTAGACCCCATGGCGATTGTGGTATTTCATCAGGCAGACGTTGGGGAATATGTGCGGCATGAAGAGACGTTGACTTAA
- the TMED6 gene encoding transmembrane emp24 domain-containing protein 6, with amino-acid sequence MSPLLFGAGLVVLNLVTSARSQKTEPLSGSGDQPLFRGADRYDFAIMIPPGGTECFWQFAHRTGYFYFSYEVQRTVGMLHDRHVAATAHNPQGFLIDTSRDVRGQINFSTQETGFYQLCLNNQHNHFGSVQVYLNFGVFYEGPETDHKQKERKQLNDTLDAIEDSTQKVQNNIFHMWRYYNFARMRKMADFFLTHSNYNYVNWWSTAQSLVIILSGILQLYFLKRLFNVPTTTDTKKPRC; translated from the exons ATGTCCCCCTTGCTCTTTGGGGCTGGGCTGGTCGTTCTGAATCTAGTGACGTCTGCCAGGAGCCAGAAGACAGAACCTCTAAGTGGCTCTGGGGACCAGCCACTCTTCCGTGGAGCTGATCGATATGACTTTGCCATCATGATCCCTCCAGGAGGCACAGAATGCTTTTGGCAATTTGCCCACCGGACTGGATACTTCTATTTCAGTTACGAG GTTCAGCGGACAGTGGGGATGTTACATGACCGGCATGTTGCTGCCACGGCACATAACCCACAGGGATTTCTCATAGACACCTCCCGGGATGTTCGGGGTCAGATTAACTTCTCTACCCAAGAGACAG GTTTTTATCAGCTTTGTCTAAATAATCAGCATAATCACTTCGGTTCTGTACAAGTGTACCTCAACTTTGGAGTCTTCTATGAGGGGCCTGAGACTGATcacaaacagaaggaaagaaaacaactgaACGATACTCTGGATGCAATAGAG GACAGCACACAAAAGGTGCAGAACAATATCTTTCACATGTGGCGATACTACAACTTTGCCCGGATGAGGAAAATGGCTGACTTTTTCCTTACCCATTCAAACTATAACTACGTGAACTGGTGGTCGACAGCCCAGAGCCTCGTTATTATTCTTTCTGGAATCCTGCAACTGTATTTCTTGAAGCGTCTCTTCAATGTTCCAACAACTACAGACACAAAGAAGCCAAGATGCTAA